The DNA region AAAAAGAGGTCCAGAAAAATTGAAGCAAGCAACAATGGCAGTAGTGAGTCCAAGAAGACTGCTCATCGACTTACTGAGAAGCAGAGAAGGCAAGAAATGGCAGCCCTTTATGCTTCTCTCAGATCCCTTCTCCCTCCTGAATACATCAAGGTGTGTCCATTAAAACCCTAGCCACCTACTTAATTTATTTAACCTATATATTTATTTACACTGTATTTTCGGTATCACTGGACTACTCTAGGGGAAGCGCGCTATATCGGATCATAtgcaccaggccgtgaattacATCAAcgatatgaaaaataaaatcaaacaagtgaAACTAAGGAGGAATTCATTTGGTGTTGAAGCTGAGAATCAAACCTCAAATGCTTCTGATTCTTCGCCTTACTGTGTGAAGATAAATCCATTAACAGAAGGGTTTGAGATCTTGATTAGTAGCAGCCTAAATAAGGGATGTTTCCCTCTTTCAATGGTGCTTGCCGATTTGCTTAATAGACAGCTACATGTAATTAGCTACGTTTCTACTAGAGGCGATGGCtgttacctccacaaaattcacCTTGAGGTACCGTTATTAGTTACTACTCACTACTAAtaatctttgttttcttacaaATTGATCTCACTTTGATCAAAGACCAGATTTAGCAGTATGTAGGGTTTCGGCTATTATAATTTgatttttggtttattttctggagacttcaattttgttttctttcttatcTTAGTTTTACCATATTTTCAGCTTAATGATTCCGCAAGCATTGATCTATCTGGGCTACAACATGGACTGCTGAATATGCTTAAACTTGTTTGACAATGGCAGCTGCAGCTACACATGTGTGTGTATGTCAATGTCTCTTATTTATAAGACtacataattgaaataaaagcgtgaaaataaaatagaagaataattgatatttcttaattgaataagaagaataaaatgtctcctatttataagactactctgacttagagaacaagaaaataaagatgggaaatatatgctaaatcaatactaaactaaataGTAGAGATATGGAGATATTCGTAGAGATATTCTCGTATCAACTCTCCCATGGTTGAAATTCACTTTGTCCTCAAGGTGAGACCCAATAAGCAACGAGGAGCATCGATAATATATGTCGTGCGAGGTTTCCCCCTGGATCAAATGGGCAAGATCGTTGTTTTGTACCCCAATAATCTACTATCGTATGGCAAAGTATCTGAATTACTGTTCTCATTCCAATAAATGCTTCAAACTTCTTCCAATCACAATCAAAACTGCGAGATATTCCCTCCTGGAGTCCAATTATATTCTCCATCCGTCTCCATAGAAGACCACCATTTCAGTGGAAATGTTGCCTCAAAATGAGAACCAACCGCAAGAAGCACAAGAGAGTTTCAACTTCTCCCATTTCCATGACCTCAAGAAATGTGTAGGTAGGTTCCTCAATGATATCAACAACAAGAAATACAACGCCCTGTTCTCCTCTTCCCCCAAAATCAATGACTCATCAACTTGGTCTCGATCAACTCCTCTTTCTCATCAACTCGGTCTCGATCCTTTTTTTCACCATTAACTTCAATCCTATCATTCCCCTCGCCAAGATGCTCAAACTCCACTGAATCAACCAATTCAATTGGAACCGAAGTGTGATCACTGTAATCCTGATTTAGGCTGCACGGCGGTGGGATCCCGGCTGGAGAGGGCGAGACAACCATTAGCATCTCATATCCGTCATAGGACTTGCGGTTGAAGAGCATGACTTCGCTGCAGCTCTTATCTTGGACTTCCACTACTACAACGGCCTCATAGGGTACGACGACGGCCTCCAATGGGCCTCCTCTGTACAACGGTACAATAGCAGCTGGCAGTTGCGCTGCTGAGTGGTGGTGACTCGTCAGTGGACACCAGCCGATAGCGGGCTGCCCGGTGTCGGGCGGTTATCCAACAGGATGAATCGGGTCCTGCTTTTGCGGTCGTACTCCAGGGAGCCCATAAGTCGGCACTCCATATAGAGGTGGCTGAGGTATGCGCTGCTTGTAGAGTTCATACCCCGTATATACCGTCGGTCCATTGGTGTA from Salvia splendens isolate huo1 chromosome 9, SspV2, whole genome shotgun sequence includes:
- the LOC121749298 gene encoding transcription factor bHLH120-like — encoded protein: MFPSSSNAAFEDSRIFLELEDLLADCPISDGNNTEKKGVKKRSRKIEASNNGSSESKKTAHRLTEKQRRQEMAALYASLRSLLPPEYIKGKRAISDHMHQAVNYINDMKNKIKQVKLRRNSFGVEAENQTSNASDSSPYCVKINPLTEGFEILISSSLNKGCFPLSMVLADLLNRQLHVISYVSTRGDGCYLHKIHLELNDSASIDLSGLQHGLLNMLKLV